The DNA window TATATTTGGTAATTGGTTAGGATAATTTAACGAAATTATTTTAATGAATTAATAGCGATTTGTCAAGTAAAAAATTAATTTAAAAAATCAGTTGACGAATTAAATTAAATAAGTTATAATTAATGTGCATTAATGGAAGAAAAAATCGTCATTAGTGATTTAGATAAAGATAGATATTCACGATTGGGGCTTATTCCCTGGTGGAATCAGGAAAAGCTGAAAAACACATTGGTTATGGTTGTTGGCGTTGGTGCATTAGGAAATGAGGTTGTAAAAAACTTAGCCCTTTTAGGCGTAGGGAAAATAATTATTGTTGATTTTGACCAGATAGTCAATGCTGATTTAACCCGCTCTGTTCTTTATCGAAAAGAAGATGATGGTAAAAAAAAGGTTGAAATAGCGGCAGAAAGAATTCAAGAAATTAATCCTGAGGTTAAAATACAACCTTTAGCCGGAAATATCCTCTGGGATGTAGGATTAGGGATATTTAGACAAGTAGATATAGTTATTGGTTGTGTGGATAACCGTGAGGCAAGATTAGCTATTAACCAGGCTTGCTGGAGAACAAATACCCCATGGATTGATGGAGGAATAGATGTCTTAAATGGAGTAGTAAGTATCTTTTGCCCACCAGAAAACGCATGCTATGAATGCACCTTGACAGATTTAGATTATAATATTCTCGGCGTCAGATACTCCTGCCCATTACTTAGATATGATGATTTATTAGAAGGAAAGACACCTACAACCTCAACTATTGCCTCGATTATTGCTGGAATTCAAGTTCAGGAGGCAATAAAATTAATCCATTGTCTTGAAGTCCCAAAAGGAAAAGGAATAGTTTTTAATGGATTAACCTATGAATGCTATCTTATTGAATATTCTAAAAAAAATGACTGCTTAAGTCATGAATATTATGCAGAAATTGTTGAATTGAATAAAGGAGTAGAAAATACTACATTTAGAGAATTACTTGAATTAGCCCGGGAATCACTGGGTAAAGAGGTTATATTAGAATTAGACCGAGATATAGTCACTAAATTACACTGTAGTAAATGCCAGGAAGATACGAATATTTTTAAAGTATTAGGTAAGGTAACCATAGAAGACGGCAAATGTCCAAAATGTGAAGGGATAAGAAATGTAAGTATGACCAATATAATTTCTCTTGAGGAGAAATTTATAGATAAAAATTTAGCAGAGGTAGGAATTCCCCCATTCCACATCATTGGAGCAAGAAATGGTAAAAAGACTAAATATTTCGAACTTACTCAAGATAGGAAAAAGACTTTAGGGGAGGTAGTGTAGATGTTTAATTTATTTGGGGCTAATAAGCCAACGCCTGTGTTATTAGTTTATTCGCAAACACCAATTGAGTGTGCGTATTGTCATACACCAGTAAAAACAGAAAGTATAGTTGTCAGATGTCCTATGTGTAACACCATTCACCATCCACAATGTTGGAAAGAAGGAAAAGGGTGTAGTGTTTTTGGTTGTAAAAATGCGCCGAAGAAAAAATAATTTGGAGGAAAAAAATAATGAGAATTGTTAATATTGAAATAGAAGATGTGACAGGGGCTAAAAGGCAACGAGCGGACATCCCGGATGATGTCCCATTAAAAAGGGTTATTTCCGCTTTAGTTTCAAAAATGAAGTTGCCAACAGTTAGCCCAAGTGGTTCTCCGTTGAATTATCAATTACATCATAAAGCATCAGGTAGGTCTTTAAGTGAAAGTGATACATTAGCCAGTGCAGGAATACGAGAAGGAGCTGTTTTGAAAATACATCCCGTTGTTGTCGCTGGATAATTAGATGAGGAAGGTTAAGGTTAGGGAAGAGAAAGTCTCCTCTTCTTCCCTTCCTTAACCTAAATCTTTTATGGAGAAACGGATATGCTAACCCGCTGGCATAAAGGACAATGAAAATAGTAGGTAGGAGATAGAAGGTGGGAGGTAAGGAGATAGGCGTGAGGAGTGATGTTTTCTTTACTTTCTACTTTCTACTCTCTACTCTCTACTTCCTATTTTCAGGAGAAAGATGGAATATCAATCCCCAAGAAATTTACGATTAGAAGAAGATTATAAAAAGATGCAAGAATTGGTGAAAAAAAGCCCATTTATT is part of the bacterium genome and encodes:
- a CDS encoding HesA/MoeB/ThiF family protein — protein: MEEKIVISDLDKDRYSRLGLIPWWNQEKLKNTLVMVVGVGALGNEVVKNLALLGVGKIIIVDFDQIVNADLTRSVLYRKEDDGKKKVEIAAERIQEINPEVKIQPLAGNILWDVGLGIFRQVDIVIGCVDNREARLAINQACWRTNTPWIDGGIDVLNGVVSIFCPPENACYECTLTDLDYNILGVRYSCPLLRYDDLLEGKTPTTSTIASIIAGIQVQEAIKLIHCLEVPKGKGIVFNGLTYECYLIEYSKKNDCLSHEYYAEIVELNKGVENTTFRELLELARESLGKEVILELDRDIVTKLHCSKCQEDTNIFKVLGKVTIEDGKCPKCEGIRNVSMTNIISLEEKFIDKNLAEVGIPPFHIIGARNGKKTKYFELTQDRKKTLGEVV
- a CDS encoding RING finger protein, which codes for MFNLFGANKPTPVLLVYSQTPIECAYCHTPVKTESIVVRCPMCNTIHHPQCWKEGKGCSVFGCKNAPKKK
- a CDS encoding EsaB/YukD family protein, whose product is MRIVNIEIEDVTGAKRQRADIPDDVPLKRVISALVSKMKLPTVSPSGSPLNYQLHHKASGRSLSESDTLASAGIREGAVLKIHPVVVAG